DNA from Tachysurus vachellii isolate PV-2020 chromosome 22, HZAU_Pvac_v1, whole genome shotgun sequence:
tgtgtgttgcgtgtctgtgtgtctgtgtgtgtctgtgtgtaactttgtgtgtgtgtctgtgtctgtgtgtaactttgtgtgtgtgtgtctgtgtgtaactttgtgtgtgtctgtgtgtaactttgtgtatctgtgtgttgcgtgtctgtgtgtgcatttgtgtctctgtgtgcgtgtctgtgtgtaactttgtgtgtctgggtgtgtgtctctgtgtgtgtttgtgtgtgtgtgtctgtgtgtaacattgtgtatctgtgtgttgcgtgtctgtgtgtgcatttgtgtctctgtgtgcgtgtctgtgtgtaactttgtgtgtctatgtgtgtgtctgcatttgtgtctgtgtgcgtgtgtctgtgtgtaactttgtgtgtctgtgtgtgtgtgtctgtgtgtatctttgtgtgtgtgtttgtgtgtgtgtctgtgtgtaactttgtgtatctgtgtgttgcgtgtctgtgtgtgcatttgtgtctctgtgtgcgtgtctgtgtgtaactttgtgtgtctgggtgtgtgtctctgtgtgtgtttgtgtgtgtgtctgtgtgtaactttgtgtatctgtgtgttgcgtgtctgtgtgtgcatttgtgtctctgtgtgcgtgtctgtgtgtaactttgtgtgtctgtgtgtgtgtctgcatttgtgtctctgtgtgcgtgtgtctgtgtgtatctttgtgtgtgtgtgtctgtgtgtgcgtgtctgtgtgtatctttgtgtgtttgtgtgctcatTCCACTCTTTCAGGCTGCATGGCAGAGCGACTGAAGACCGAGCTGTTAGAACGAGAGAAGGTGGTGGACGTCATAGCAGGACCTGACGCCTACAGAGACCTGCCACGGCTCCTGTCTCTTGCCCATGGAGGACAGAGAGCCAGCAACGTCCTGCTTTCCCTGGAGGAGACCTACGCTGATGTCATGCCAGTCCATCATGCAGGACATAGCGCTTTTGTGTGAGCGGAGCACATTCCCATGCTTTAGTTTTGTTAAACCTGAATTTCACAGTACGAGTCACTGGAATAGAAACATTTACAGATGGCTTTGGAGAAAATGCCCTTTTTTGGGTTTCACTAGAGAATGATCAGGAACATTAACCTTAATTCACTCTCCATGTTCAGACCTCACAAGACACATAAAAAATTGCACCACTCATCAATTTATCAATGGAGAATCCATTGAATTCCAGACCTGTGATTTTCAACTTTCTTGGTTTTACAAGTTGACATTACAAACGCTTTATTGAAAGCACCAGCTGTTCATTTCCTGTAATTTTTCCCCCCTGCAGAAATCATAATGTCTCCTCCACTGTTTTGTCCCTCAGGTCCATTATGCGTGGCTGTGACAACATGTGCAGCTACTGTATCGTACCCTTCACCCGTGGAAGAGAGAGGAGCAGACCCGTGTCCTCAATACTGGAAGAAGTGCGCAGCCTCTCAGACCAGGTGGCTTTTTTCATTGAATTGAAGTTACCTTATAAATCACTTATTTTATAGAACCTGCACTacatatttgtttgtattattgTGGTGGCTGTAGGGGGTGAAGGAGGTGACTCTGTTGGGGCAGAACGTTAACAGCTACAGGGACACGTCTGAGACGCAGATCAGCACCTCCGGTCTCAGTCGGGGTTTCAGCACGGTGTACCGTAAGAAGCAGGGAGGCCTACATTTCGCTGATCTTCTGGATCGAGTCTCCATGGTTGATCCCGACATGAGGATACGCTTCACCTCTCCACATCCCAAAGACTTTCCAGATGAGGAAATCTAAATTACTGACACTATTTgttctctgattttttttttactattttattaatatgaaataatgcATGctgtttggttaaaaaaatgaactattttctttaaaatatatgttttatgtAGGTATTACATTTGATCCAGGAGAGGAATAACATCTGTAAGCAGATCCACCTCCCAGCTCAGAGTGGCAGCAGTCGAGTTTTACAGTCTATGAGACGCGggtaacacaaacatttataattCACAGAACCGTAAGAGTTGTCTTGGGTTCCTTGAGCCTTAAATTAACCACCTCACTCTGTTTTTAACAGCTACACCAGGGAGGCGTACCTTGAGTTGGTGGAAAACATTCGAAAGATTATACCAGAGGTCAGTCTGAGCAGCGACTTCATCGCCGGTTTCTGCGGTGAGACAGAGGAGGACCACCAGCAGACGCTGTCTCTGCTCCGGGAGGTGGGCTACAATGTAGGCTTTCTGTTCGCATACAGCATGAGGAAGGTAAGCAGAATCATCACTGAACACAACTGAGGGTTATTTGTAGCCAGTGGTGAAACCAGATCTCTTCGATTCCCTACAGAAAACACACTCATACCACCGCCTACACGATAACGTCCCTGTGGAGGTGAAGAAGAGGCGTCTGGAGGAGCTCATATCCGTGTTCAGAGAGGAAGCCTTTAAATTGAACACAGCTCTCATCGGGAGCACACAACTGGTTCTAGTGGAGGGAGTAAGTACTGCAGCGAATAGATGCTTCTCCAAGAATGTTAGCTCTGTCAGAGAACCCAAAGCTCCTGAACTGGCAAAAAAACTAGCCAGCTAACGTAGTAAAATCAATGGACGACATAGtcttttgctgtattttgaatttttttagtCTGATTGTCTTTTTATGTGTAGGAGAGTAAACGATCCCCTGAGGATCTCTGTGGTCGGAATGATGGCAACGTAAAAGTGAATTTTCCTGGAAAGGATTTGCCCTCTGTCCCCACAGGCATTAATACTGCCCCTGTTAAAGCTGGAGACTATGTACTGGTGAAGGTGAGTTTTAACCTTTGGGTCTTATGTGTACTTTTGCATTTTTCTGTCCATATCAGTAATGAATATGATGTTTATTAGCACTGGTGAAACTTCATTGCTGTGTAAATTAATGTATGTTGTTTTCCTTTTATAGATTACTTCAGCAAACTCCCAGAGTCTGCGAGGCCACGCCCTCAGCCACACCTCCCTGAACTTATGAGCAGCATCATGACGAACAGGACActgtatgttaatgttaatattattgaTCCACGTTTATTACAAATTATGtacaaattacaaacaaattatgattaa
Protein-coding regions in this window:
- the cdk5rap1 gene encoding CDK5 regulatory subunit-associated protein 1 — encoded protein: MEAAGSLRLFIFSVYKSLSRRARGYQRRYCSARATPTVTVTEETKLRGFKTKPSSGPSLTDFIKHSSSNKNKLPQVYEYEASYLPENPTEVNLRKVYFETYGCQMNVNDTEIAWSILQKGGYQRTAELLDADVVLLVTCSVREKAEQTIWNRLKQLGALKKKRPKTDVPLKIGVLGCMAERLKTELLEREKVVDVIAGPDAYRDLPRLLSLAHGGQRASNVLLSLEETYADVMPVHHAGHSAFVSIMRGCDNMCSYCIVPFTRGRERSRPVSSILEEVRSLSDQGVKEVTLLGQNVNSYRDTSETQISTSGLSRGFSTVYRKKQGGLHFADLLDRVSMVDPDMRIRFTSPHPKDFPDEVLHLIQERNNICKQIHLPAQSGSSRVLQSMRRGYTREAYLELVENIRKIIPEVSLSSDFIAGFCGETEEDHQQTLSLLREVGYNVGFLFAYSMRKKTHSYHRLHDNVPVEVKKRRLEELISVFREEAFKLNTALIGSTQLVLVEGESKRSPEDLCGRNDGNVKVNFPGKDLPSVPTGINTAPVKAGDYVLVKITSANSQSLRGHALSHTSLNL